The DNA region TGCAATGTATAGTAGTTTTTGAAGTCTAAATTCTGCATAAAGTATGTCCTgaacaatagaaaaaagaatttataaattttaatatatttattatcttaaatatttgattaaaacataaatgtattcaaaaaattattcaaatatgaattatttcataaatgttttttatttgatatatttttttcaaatttttataagataatatCTATAAagaaaagcatgaaaaattttttttgcaatattcatttaaattccagaaattattactttatactTTCAAACACAATTCAAGATTCTTTTTCGTAAATTTCAGTTAttacttcttaaataaaaataatcggaCTCATACCTTTACCCGCACCGGTTACAAGAGCTCTTTTTCCATTAAATCTTATCTCCATGATTTCTTCAATCGCAttgaacttttcttttaatatattttttcacttccTCAGTCATTCACATTTGAGTTTCCTCTTTCAACATTTAAGATGCTATcgcttatttcatttttttacttattgcgATAAGACGATTCTCCTTGATAACAAAATTTAcgtgtttttgtttatttttaatcagcacatttattttccttcaattgaaagaattttacgAAACTTTAAAGCAgatgaaaacaaactttttacgaaaaatgactaacgcttaacccatcagaaaaattacatttcgaATTTAGCTCATCTTGCTCGAACGGTTCGTCGTAGAAAGTTCTAATGTCTTCAGTGACCTTTCAGTGAGCTATCGATATGCCAAATTTTATCGCTTTTGGTCTGGTTGTTTAGGAGTTTATAAAGGACACTCTCAGAGacagacattcatttttatctacACATATAGATTATTACTGTAAACAAACTTACTTACTCTGATGTAAAAAAATCCTGTAAAAGCGTGaaacactatttatttaatacttgaCTGATACGAAAATTGAGCttgatttaaaatgacttaaccGCTGGCATTACTTTCACGTTGATACTAAGGAAGTTTAAAAGCagaattatatattgttttactaTATTCCGAATTAACTATCTACAGTATTGAGTTTGACCAAAGACTTTAGTACGCTAGTGCATAAGTATCGTTTATGTATTTTAGCATGATTGGTGGTATTTGCTTGTAGTACTGAAATTCCAATGTCTGATGtctaatttagatttaaaaacgaaaattaaaccGAACACAAGGTAATTCATAAAATCTGTACCCTTAATATATAAGATTCTACAATCTTATGAAGAAAGaagataaaatagtaaattaagggttacaaattaaattgaatcgacaaaaaaaaaacatctttcaaaatctaaaaaataatcattcaaaacATGTTTAAGTGTTGGTTGAAATTTAAAGGTGTTTCTAGTATCCATGTTTAAACTCCTCTGTGTTTAATATATCAAAAAGTAGGTTTTGCATTATGTTTTATACAGCAACTGTTCTCAATGTTTGATATCTCAGATTTCAATAAGGTTTATTGCCATCACATTCCTTTttaacaaggattctaaaaCTCATTGTCTGGGAGTCCATTATGGAACACCCGGAACATTtcacaaatttgaaatgattaaaatccAGAcaccattttataatttattaaagatatttatcagtatttaaaTATGACATTATAACATACTACAAagcatttgcatatttttcagtaataaactGTAAAACCACCATCAATCGGCATTACTATTCCTGTAACCATAGCAGCTTTGTCGCTTAAGAGAAATAGAATTGGATGCACAACATCATTgacttctaaaaattaaaaatagaacattaGTCGAGAATTCAGATTTTTGCGAAAGATTgtaagcataaaataattttttaaagaaaattatgattgataaaaataagattatctaCAAAATTAgtgcaagaaataaataaagcttataCACGTtcttaaaattctgtttaattaaaaagaaactacagtatattttgttttttaaggatTACACGCCGTTATTTAACCTAATTCTAAACAGCACAAGGAATCTAAAGAGTGATTTAGTACAGCTGTCACAAATTTGGATAGGGGGATTTGGATTCGTTACGAATTCGGATTGGTGATAGGGTACATCTAAAGAATTGAGAATTGCATATAACTCACGTTCTGAAAATGACATTGCACGCCGCTTGAGGCACGCGTAACAGCATCATACCAAATTTCTCCGAATAAGTTTATCTCTATTTTGATCagatgaatttcaaaatatgagtTTTGCTTagtctaataacgtaaagtccTCAAGGAGTCccataaataattctaaatacaaaaaaattaattaattaaatttaatagctgGGCATACTCACCACCAAATCTTCCAAGGGGAGTTCTTGCTAAATATCGAGATCCTCTCTCATTTCCTGGTTCGAAAGCCCAGGCAGCCATTCTTGTCCGAATAATAGTTGGATTTACAGAGTTAACCcttatctgaaaataatttaaataatttcaaaatataaaaattatatcctaTAGATctttaagttaagaaatgaTTATACGTTATGAAAACTTCTGGAGGCCTCCTTTGATTTTAATGACTCATTGTCGggtgttaaaaaatgaaacaaaatgtaaagaaaaatacaatagaaaattaaagaaaaaaagagcgtttaaaatattttgaaaccaattttaacatataatactttatctaaatatagaattcttttttaatcattttccgttccttaaattaaaaatacatcaatattttttatttttcaggaaatatcaagttttcatcacaaaatatataaatttaaataattatcatcatGGCAGagttaaacataaaaagaaatatattgatgGTAATTAAGTTACTGCGTCATGTCAgctgatgatttaaaaatgacgtcataaatataaaaaaaacatacattgtaCGGACCATATTCTACAGCCATGCTTCTGGTTAATTGATCCACAGCACCTTTTGTAGCAGAATAGATACCACGTGTCGGACAAGCTCCTAGTCCCATAATACTTGATACGTTTACGATAGCACCACCTTCACCTCTGTCTTTCATGCCTTTTGCTACTATCTGCAATATTACAATGCATTTGcaatcacatttttattaaagatagcTCAATATTATTTCAGGAAAACTTTTAACATGTTACTTTtgtaatattagtattttaaaaacaaaacacttcTAAATGTCTCAGATATTTATGGGTATACTTCATGAATCATAGAAATCTCTTTTGCTGGAATTTAAACTCTACATCTACATTCCGAAAAAGACAtctgaatgtaataaataagtacgttacattttgtatttagatttattacGATAATTTGTGTAATTCTTATCTTAAAACATAcccggagaaaaaaattcttgtgaaattaccgtactgtatggcaatgtaatgatatttttagtaaataaagccaaaatatacggtatttttAAACCCttcaattgataattttttcattcatatgataGTGATTTAccacttcaaaattttgttttcaaaattatagttcttattaccgcacgtttagtaaaaaagataaaactgaaagtaaatttagcctaataaatggtttttacgctatgctctaaggtatcatgataaaattactgaattttatcacatttaccaagttgtatcgcaaattataaaaccaaattttattgttaattttaccaaaatcattactaaagccCTTCGATGAAAAATACACAGCATTTTGAtgctcccatagagccagaaacacagtaaaatttCTACATTCTGGTAATTCTGtccatattttttctcagtagGTATCTTATGAGTTAGCAATATTAATCATGAACGCTTCTGAAAATTTGATAAGTAGGTTGGCTTGTAAA from Parasteatoda tepidariorum isolate YZ-2023 chromosome 2, CAS_Ptep_4.0, whole genome shotgun sequence includes:
- the LOC107444819 gene encoding L-xylulose reductase-like (The sequence of the model RefSeq protein was modified relative to this genomic sequence to represent the inferred CDS: added 11 bases not found in genome assembly) gives rise to the protein MDIRFNEKRALVTGAGKGIGRGIALKLVECGADVVAVSRTQSDLDELVQLSSKIQTLLLDVSEWDKVKNKLQNIGPIHLLVNNAAINGDYKELEDFDEEGINRMFDTNVKSIIAISQIVAKGMKDRGEGGAIVNVSSIMGLGACPTRGIYSATKGAVDQLTRSMAVEYGPYNIRVNSVNPTIIRTRMAAWAFEPGNERGSRYLARTPLGRFGEVNDVVHPILFLLSDKAAMVTGIVMPIDGGFTVYY